In one Diabrotica virgifera virgifera chromosome 5, PGI_DIABVI_V3a genomic region, the following are encoded:
- the LOC126885506 gene encoding troponin T-like, whose amino-acid sequence MVNTRSTEFKKEMDKSGPPEWFLQMKADEEKRRQEENIEEEKRRQEEKEDKEKRRQEEKEDKEKRREAKEKLRQEEEERRRKAEVEMINSLTQIHENFQLEVSQLNNRIDTLDEKQNSLDNKIQQQQNSLVNLEQQQNDLKSNLERQIVELQTKINTQASLSHISVTNIDSEQTAPSSSIVYPGTVRTSKILKPPTFDGQTAWETYRFQFEAAARANGWNENEMAASLVVSLRGQAATVLQFLPQDAPNYTSLVQALETRYGQQHLKQVFQSQLKVRYQKHNESLQEFEADIKILLHLAYPQAPRDFLNKSVYRLS is encoded by the coding sequence ATGGTTAATACGAGATCAACAGAATTTAAGAAAGAAATGGATAAGTCCGGACCCCCAGAATGGTTTTTACAAATGAAAGCagatgaagagaaacgtaggcaagaagaaaATATAGAGGAAGAGAAGCGTAGACAAGAAGAGAAAGAGGACAAGGAGAAGCGTAGACAAGAAGAGAAAGAGGACAAGGAGAAGCGTAGGGAGGCGAAGGAGAAGCTTAGACAAGAAGAGGAGGAGAGGCGTAGAAAAGCAGAGGTAGAAATGATAAATAGTTTAACACAAATTCatgaaaattttcaattagagGTAAGCCAACTTAATAATAGAATAGACACATTAGATGAAAAACAAAACTCTTTAGACAATAAAATACAGCAGCAACAAAATTCTTTAGTTAATTTAGAGCAACAACAAAACGATTTGAAATCTAATTTAGAAAGACAAATAGTTGAGTTACAAACCAAAATTAATACCCAAGCTTCATTATCACATATTTCAGTAACTAATATCGACTCTGAACAAACAGCCCCTTCATCTTCGATAGTGTATCCAGGTACCGTCAGAACGAGCAAAATCTTAAAACCACCGACATTTGATGGCCAAACAGCATGGGAAACTTATCGTTTTCAATTCGAAGCTGCAGCTAGAGCAAATGGCTGGAATGAGAACGAAATGGCAGCTTCCTTGGTGGTGTCGCTTCGAGGTCAGGCAGCGACCGTTTTGCAATTTCTTCCCCAGGATGCACCCAATTATACCTCTCTCGTACAAGCTTTAGAGACAAGGTATGGCCAGCAACATCTGAAGCAGGTTTTTCAAAGTCAGCTGAAAGTTCGATATCAAAAACATAATGAGagcctgcaagaatttgaagccgatattaaaatattattacatTTGGCATATCCTCAGGCACCAAGAGATTTTCTGAACAAATCGGTATACAGGCTTTCATAG